The Styela clava chromosome 10, kaStyClav1.hap1.2, whole genome shotgun sequence genome window below encodes:
- the LOC144428162 gene encoding uncharacterized protein LOC144428162, whose amino-acid sequence MSEVPSGAQASDGTAPCAGIKHLMEKHQDKVREIQEKCGEDEIKSLRKSFESDSKNKEDMKKKIEDLGSKNLPKEDLMAELMELIKQFPKNTNFCNKLETMLEKAGVEMEDVTKAAAELWGIEGSDLDWVLPLIIMIVACGCVDIISPFPFLVEAIGVVIAIVGNFLVDEVESGLADKLN is encoded by the exons atgtcTGAAGTACCAAGCGGCGCCCAAGCTTCCGATGGAACAGCCCCTTGT GCTGGAATAAAACATCTCATGGAAAAGCATCAAGACAAAGTGAGAGAAATACAGGAGAAATGCGGCGAG GATGAGATTAAATCACTCCGCAAGAGCTTCGAAAGTGATTCTAAGAACAAGGAAGACATGAAAAAGAAGATCGAGGACTTAGGAAGCAAGAATTTGCCCAAGGAGGACCTGATGGCTGAATTGATGGAGTTGATAAAACAGTTTCCG aaaaatacaaatttttgtaaCAAACTGGAAACCATGTTAGAAAAGGCTGGAGTGGAAATGGAAGATGTGACTAAAGCAGCAGCGGAATTGTGGGGAATCGAAGGTTCAGATCTC GATTGGGTCCTGCCATTGATAATCATGATTGTAGCTTGTGGATGTGTGGATATTATATCGCCTTTTCCATTCCTGGTTGAAGCAATTGGTGTTGTGATTGCCATTGTTGGAAATTTTCTGGTAGATGAAGTTGAGTCTGGATTGGCTGATAAACTCAACTGA